A DNA window from Porphyromonas gingivalis ATCC 33277 contains the following coding sequences:
- a CDS encoding ABC transporter ATP-binding protein — protein MDAIKLTNVSRIFRAGLMETAALEDINISVNGGEFLSVMGPSGCGKSTLLNVMGLLDRPTTGTVEILGQTVHSMNDKALAAFRNEKLGFVFQSFHLVNTLNVLDNAMLPLLYRRMSESKRRKAAYEVLERMEMTHRLRHYPQQLSGGQCQRVAIARAIVGNPEIILADEPTGNLDSKMGAEVMSILHRLNTEDGRTIVMVTHNELQARETSRTIRMFDGHQVG, from the coding sequence ATGGATGCAATCAAACTGACCAACGTGAGTCGCATCTTCCGTGCCGGCCTGATGGAAACGGCCGCTTTGGAGGATATCAACATCAGCGTAAACGGCGGCGAGTTCCTTTCCGTCATGGGACCGAGCGGATGCGGCAAGAGTACGCTCCTCAACGTCATGGGTCTGCTGGACCGTCCTACCACGGGGACGGTGGAAATCCTCGGACAGACGGTACACTCCATGAACGACAAGGCTTTGGCTGCTTTCCGCAATGAAAAGTTGGGATTCGTATTTCAGAGTTTTCATCTCGTCAATACGCTCAATGTGCTGGACAACGCCATGCTGCCGCTCCTCTATCGCCGCATGAGCGAAAGTAAAAGGAGGAAGGCGGCGTACGAAGTCCTCGAGCGCATGGAAATGACGCATCGGCTGCGCCATTATCCCCAACAGCTCTCCGGAGGTCAATGCCAACGCGTGGCCATTGCCCGCGCCATTGTAGGCAATCCCGAGATTATCCTCGCCGACGAACCTACCGGTAACCTCGATTCCAAAATGGGAGCGGAAGTAATGAGTATCCTTCATCGGCTTAATACGGAGGACGGACGTACTATCGTCATGGTCACTCACAACGAATTGCAAGCCCGGGAGACGAGTCGGACCATCCGAATGTTCGATGGGCATCAGGTGGGTTAA
- a CDS encoding HlyD family secretion protein: protein MDRQVSPERLKREKQRRYLIIAASAVLLFFGGWWLLSSMQGSISAASLRLGRVDKGEVQIATSASGEVVPAFEEIITSPVQARLIAVLKHAGDSVHRGEPLLELDLQSVRTEFEKLQDELRMKQTQLHRQEVQLRGELNAKRRELKVKAMQNDRRRAELQSERYLDSIGAGTTDKVREIELANRVAALEYEGMVENLHDREATAAAEQATARLEIEIFRKTLEEKRRQLDDARIASPRDGVLTFVLSEVGTLIGAGSQVATVSDPKHFRIQADIADDYAQRLSVGAKAVVNLDGRRIEGTVTNITPAAKNGVVRFYVGLSADETYALRSGLKVSVYVLTALRNECVRIPFGNYYHGEGLYEMYVRRGSTLVRREVRLGGSGESFVEVMSGLEPGEEVVLQTLDAAFRNSKKIKLKD from the coding sequence ATGGACAGACAAGTTTCGCCCGAACGGCTCAAACGTGAAAAGCAAAGACGTTACCTCATCATAGCAGCTTCGGCAGTCCTTCTCTTCTTCGGCGGATGGTGGTTGCTCTCCTCCATGCAAGGCTCCATATCCGCAGCCTCTCTGCGTTTGGGGCGGGTGGACAAAGGAGAAGTGCAGATCGCTACCTCGGCTTCCGGCGAAGTGGTGCCGGCTTTCGAGGAGATCATCACTTCGCCGGTGCAGGCGCGTCTGATAGCTGTGCTCAAGCATGCAGGCGATTCGGTACACCGAGGTGAACCCTTGTTGGAACTGGACTTGCAGTCCGTGCGCACGGAGTTCGAGAAATTGCAGGACGAACTGCGGATGAAGCAGACCCAACTGCATCGGCAGGAAGTACAACTCCGCGGAGAACTCAACGCCAAGCGACGCGAACTCAAGGTCAAAGCCATGCAGAACGACCGCCGAAGAGCAGAGCTCCAGAGCGAAAGGTATTTGGATAGCATCGGAGCAGGTACGACGGATAAGGTACGCGAAATAGAGCTGGCCAATCGTGTGGCAGCACTCGAATACGAGGGTATGGTGGAAAACCTGCACGATCGTGAGGCCACGGCTGCTGCCGAACAGGCTACTGCCCGGCTGGAAATAGAGATTTTCAGGAAAACTTTGGAGGAGAAACGCCGTCAGCTGGATGATGCCCGGATAGCTTCTCCTCGTGACGGAGTGCTCACTTTCGTACTCAGCGAGGTGGGTACGCTTATCGGTGCAGGCTCTCAAGTGGCCACCGTGAGCGATCCGAAGCACTTCCGCATTCAGGCCGACATAGCGGACGACTATGCCCAACGCCTCTCGGTCGGTGCCAAAGCAGTGGTAAATCTCGATGGCCGTCGTATAGAAGGAACGGTGACGAACATCACTCCTGCTGCCAAGAATGGAGTGGTACGCTTCTATGTGGGATTGTCGGCAGACGAGACGTACGCACTGCGTTCGGGCTTGAAAGTCAGCGTCTATGTGCTCACGGCTCTCAGAAACGAATGTGTGCGGATCCCCTTCGGCAATTACTATCACGGCGAAGGTCTGTATGAAATGTACGTACGCCGGGGCAGTACGCTGGTACGTCGGGAGGTGCGTCTGGGCGGAAGCGGCGAATCGTTCGTGGAGGTCATGTCCGGTCTCGAACCCGGCGAAGAGGTCGTACTCCAGACCCTGGATGCAGCATTCCGCAATAGCAAGAAGATCAAGCTGAAAGACTGA
- the porP gene encoding type IX secretion system membrane protein PorP, producing the protein MHKSFRSLILLLLLTVAGGEDVFAQGDLLLAQYTRAYGYYNPAYAGMRKEIFITALHNRQWEGMPRSPKSFVVLADAPIRFFDREHGMGVRVVTETRGLFAINELMGQYAFKQKLFGGDLSVALQAGLVNTAFDGTKVELETENDPAIPLTKVSGKAFDIGAGIYYRRKELYVGFSSTHLTAPAIPLNEQYILDLTRHYYLLAGYNIRSIYSLFAWHPSIFAATDGHSSRLDVTMGMSYNNRFFASLMYRPTQAVGVSLGMQLGKFYAGYAFEWPTSVLAKASWGSHELLVSYSFPLSNTKNRDAKYKSIRFL; encoded by the coding sequence TTGCATAAATCTTTCCGTTCGCTCATTCTGCTCCTGCTCCTGACCGTGGCCGGGGGAGAGGATGTTTTCGCTCAGGGCGATTTATTGCTGGCTCAGTACACCCGTGCATACGGCTACTACAATCCGGCTTATGCCGGTATGCGCAAAGAGATTTTCATTACTGCGCTGCACAATAGACAATGGGAAGGCATGCCCCGAAGTCCTAAGAGCTTCGTCGTACTGGCCGATGCGCCTATTCGCTTCTTCGACAGAGAGCATGGGATGGGAGTTCGGGTAGTGACCGAAACGAGAGGGCTCTTTGCCATCAATGAGCTGATGGGGCAATATGCCTTCAAGCAGAAACTCTTCGGCGGAGATCTGTCCGTCGCCCTCCAAGCCGGACTCGTCAATACGGCTTTCGATGGCACCAAGGTGGAGCTCGAGACGGAGAACGATCCGGCCATCCCCCTTACCAAAGTGAGCGGAAAGGCCTTCGACATCGGTGCAGGTATATACTACCGCCGCAAAGAATTGTACGTCGGATTCAGCTCTACCCATCTGACCGCTCCGGCAATTCCGCTCAATGAACAGTACATATTAGATCTGACAAGGCATTATTATCTCCTTGCCGGATACAATATCCGCTCCATTTATTCGTTATTTGCATGGCATCCTTCTATCTTTGCAGCTACTGACGGGCACAGTTCTCGTTTGGACGTGACGATGGGAATGTCATACAACAACCGCTTCTTTGCCTCACTGATGTATCGTCCCACACAAGCCGTGGGAGTGAGCTTGGGGATGCAGTTGGGCAAGTTCTATGCCGGCTATGCTTTCGAGTGGCCGACATCGGTACTGGCTAAAGCCTCATGGGGAAGCCACGAATTGCTGGTCAGCTATTCTTTCCCATTGAGCAATACGAAGAATAGAGATGCAAAGTATAAAAGCATTCGTTTCCTCTGA
- a CDS encoding TolC family protein encodes MKKKSLFLLSLCFASLGPTPWSEVSAQQVAAADPSPLSLTEAIRLARKQSVDAAVALQELRAAYWQWRTYRAELLPGVNLTATLPDYRRAYSLYQQPDGSYSFVRSNALRLSGHISVDQNIWLTGGKLSLVSSLEHINPLGTEGADRHFMSVPISLTLSQPLFGLNEMKWSRRIEPVRYEEARRRFVANTEEVSVSCIDHYFSALLAREEYNNAETNLRNTAKLVEVARAKKKIGKLSENELRAVEISYASASSAILSSRTALRGAEMSLSIFLGLQPNEVLSLSIPADTIFTPVSYERVMELAGRNHPFVGEMKRRMLEADRSLARAKSERFSIELMAQIGYAGQADNLHDAYGGRLKDNSSVSVGVRIPLVDWGRGRGRIRLAESNRRLEEHRLRQEEERWHRQIFLLVEKHNNQLRVLELARRTDSIAQARYHTAVETFTVGAISTLDLNAAQDAKDLARTSLVRALHHYWSYYYNLRSLTAYDPVRDEEIDIPMEEL; translated from the coding sequence ATGAAGAAAAAAAGCCTTTTCCTCCTCTCCCTCTGCTTCGCCTCCCTGGGTCCGACTCCATGGAGCGAGGTTTCGGCACAGCAGGTTGCCGCCGCGGATCCATCCCCTTTGTCCCTCACGGAAGCCATCCGGTTGGCACGAAAGCAGAGCGTGGATGCAGCCGTGGCACTGCAAGAGCTTCGAGCGGCCTACTGGCAGTGGCGCACCTATCGGGCAGAACTGCTGCCCGGAGTGAACTTGACAGCCACACTGCCGGACTACAGGCGTGCCTATTCGCTCTATCAGCAGCCGGACGGCTCTTACAGCTTCGTCCGCTCCAATGCTTTGCGCCTGTCAGGACATATATCCGTGGATCAGAATATATGGCTTACGGGCGGCAAGCTCTCTTTGGTGAGTTCGCTCGAGCATATCAATCCGCTCGGCACGGAAGGAGCTGACAGGCATTTCATGAGCGTACCGATCAGCCTGACCCTGAGCCAACCGCTCTTCGGACTGAACGAAATGAAATGGAGTCGCCGCATAGAACCCGTGCGTTACGAAGAGGCTCGCCGGCGATTCGTGGCCAATACGGAGGAGGTGAGCGTAAGCTGTATAGATCATTACTTTTCGGCCCTGCTGGCACGGGAAGAGTACAACAATGCGGAGACCAACCTTCGTAATACGGCGAAGCTGGTCGAAGTGGCGCGTGCCAAAAAGAAGATCGGGAAGTTGTCCGAAAACGAATTGCGAGCCGTGGAGATCAGCTACGCTTCGGCTTCTTCGGCAATTCTTTCGAGCCGTACAGCCTTGCGCGGAGCGGAGATGTCCCTGAGCATTTTCCTCGGTTTGCAGCCGAATGAAGTCCTCTCCCTCTCTATACCGGCCGATACGATCTTCACACCCGTGAGCTATGAACGGGTGATGGAGCTGGCCGGACGCAATCATCCGTTCGTCGGAGAGATGAAGCGCAGGATGCTCGAAGCCGATCGTTCTCTGGCCCGAGCCAAATCCGAACGCTTCTCCATCGAACTGATGGCCCAAATCGGATATGCCGGACAGGCGGACAATCTGCACGATGCATACGGCGGACGTCTGAAGGACAACAGCTCTGTCTCCGTAGGCGTGCGCATTCCTCTCGTGGATTGGGGACGCGGACGCGGTCGGATACGCTTGGCCGAGAGCAACCGCCGTCTCGAAGAGCATCGACTGCGACAGGAAGAAGAGCGTTGGCACCGGCAGATATTCCTGCTGGTGGAGAAACACAACAACCAACTTCGCGTCCTCGAATTGGCACGTCGTACCGACAGTATCGCTCAGGCGCGCTATCATACTGCCGTGGAAACTTTCACCGTCGGGGCTATTTCCACCCTCGATCTGAATGCGGCACAGGATGCCAAGGACCTGGCGCGTACCTCGCTCGTCAGAGCATTGCATCACTATTGGAGCTACTACTACAATCTGCGTAGCCTGACGGCCTATGATCCGGTACGCGATGAGGAGATCGATATACCCATGGAAGAGCTATAG
- a CDS encoding DUF2795 domain-containing protein — protein sequence MYWTLELASKLEDAPWPATKDELIDYAQRSGAPLEVIENLQEMEDEGEIYESIEDIWPDYPSKEDFFFNEEEY from the coding sequence ATGTACTGGACATTAGAATTAGCCTCCAAATTGGAAGATGCTCCTTGGCCTGCAACCAAAGATGAGTTGATAGACTATGCACAACGTTCGGGTGCTCCTCTTGAAGTCATCGAGAATCTGCAGGAAATGGAAGATGAAGGGGAAATCTACGAATCGATAGAAGATATTTGGCCGGATTATCCGAGCAAAGAGGATTTTTTCTTCAACGAAGAAGAGTACTGA
- a CDS encoding ABC transporter permease, producing MKRYIRQSWQIIRQNPVLSVIGIIGTAFAICMVMVLVQQEYMKVGKFSPESNRSRWLVTRGATMTTKDTTRNMTMNTNLGGYQVLEIFRKLETPEAVTAFEGLSIPEPGLEPRFCVREGEQEVPVTTRYTDEAFWQVFDFSFVAGKHYTEADARSNIAVAVITDRLARRFFGSSSEAVGRQALINGRKYTVCGVVRHVTPFCNFAYGDVWMPVFRLYEERVKNNLFSRFNVICLAKSPKDFDAIKEEVGALTAKCNSVQEKFNISFPGQPADQFTTMHRKFHRDDTEPLEYRRRFILLLAVFLCIPAINLSGMTLSRMRRRLAELGVRRSFGAVRSDIVRQVLAENMLISLIGGAFGLLLSYLVMALFPSWLLSVGSRGMMQGDINGAMFNPVIFLIALVFCVLINLLSAFIPAWRISKTPIVESLSH from the coding sequence ATGAAAAGATATATCAGACAATCGTGGCAAATCATCCGGCAGAATCCGGTGCTCAGCGTTATCGGCATTATCGGTACGGCCTTTGCCATTTGTATGGTTATGGTACTGGTGCAGCAAGAGTATATGAAGGTGGGAAAGTTCTCGCCCGAAAGCAATCGTTCGCGCTGGTTGGTGACCCGAGGTGCCACCATGACGACGAAGGATACAACGAGAAACATGACCATGAATACCAACTTGGGTGGGTATCAGGTATTAGAGATATTCCGCAAGCTCGAAACACCCGAAGCCGTAACGGCTTTCGAGGGACTTTCCATACCTGAGCCGGGCCTTGAACCGCGCTTCTGCGTACGCGAAGGCGAGCAGGAAGTCCCCGTCACGACGAGATATACGGACGAGGCTTTCTGGCAGGTGTTCGATTTTTCTTTCGTCGCCGGCAAGCATTATACCGAGGCGGATGCCCGATCGAACATCGCCGTGGCAGTCATTACCGACAGGTTGGCGCGCCGGTTCTTCGGCTCTTCGAGCGAGGCCGTCGGCCGGCAAGCTCTGATCAATGGGCGCAAATACACCGTCTGCGGAGTGGTGCGCCATGTGACCCCTTTCTGCAACTTCGCTTACGGAGATGTGTGGATGCCTGTGTTCAGGCTGTACGAAGAAAGAGTGAAGAACAACCTATTCTCCAGATTCAATGTAATCTGTCTGGCCAAAAGCCCGAAGGACTTCGATGCCATCAAGGAAGAAGTCGGGGCCTTGACTGCCAAGTGCAATAGTGTGCAGGAGAAGTTCAATATCAGTTTTCCCGGCCAGCCTGCCGATCAGTTCACGACGATGCACCGCAAATTTCACCGTGACGATACCGAACCTCTGGAGTATCGCCGTCGCTTCATTCTCCTTCTGGCAGTGTTTCTGTGCATCCCGGCCATCAATCTTTCGGGTATGACCCTTAGCCGTATGCGTCGCCGTTTGGCCGAATTGGGCGTACGACGCTCTTTCGGAGCCGTCCGATCCGATATAGTCCGCCAAGTGCTGGCAGAGAATATGCTGATCAGTCTGATAGGAGGGGCTTTCGGATTGCTTTTGAGCTATCTGGTCATGGCCCTCTTTCCCTCGTGGCTCCTCAGCGTGGGGAGCCGGGGAATGATGCAGGGCGACATCAACGGAGCCATGTTCAATCCCGTCATTTTCCTGATAGCTCTCGTCTTCTGTGTGCTGATCAATCTGCTCAGTGCCTTTATCCCTGCCTGGCGCATATCCAAGACACCCATCGTAGAATCCCTCTCCCACTAA